A window from Enterocloster bolteae encodes these proteins:
- a CDS encoding DUF6809 family protein, which translates to MKKTTREQCEEVIATRVEWLVTRWQEEKTQEEKKADHKLNERMDHWMKEITKEQREAIEDCIDDMLDGNGMCQLYLYEEGVKDGIRLMKMIRDM; encoded by the coding sequence ATGAAGAAAACTACGAGGGAACAATGTGAGGAAGTCATAGCAACCAGGGTAGAATGGCTGGTAACCCGATGGCAGGAAGAAAAGACACAGGAAGAAAAGAAAGCAGACCACAAGCTGAACGAACGGATGGACCATTGGATGAAGGAAATCACCAAGGAGCAGAGGGAGGCCATAGAGGATTGTATTGATGACATGCTGGATGGAAATGGGATGTGTCAGCTGTATCTGTATGAGGAAGGGGTAAAGGATGGGATACGGTTGATGAAGATGATACGGGATATGTGA
- a CDS encoding sugar phosphate isomerase/epimerase family protein, whose amino-acid sequence MRLGGFGRIADYDNIRQAGFDYAELDVPEIEALTENEFRIFCDKVHEIGFPVLTGARALPVAKPWFFTDSFNALEYKAYLEHACHRAKLLGMDRIIIGNGKARLLIDETSIKKENRFIDFMRMFAEIAGNYDVEVILEPLGPMYSNYINSLPEAVRIIREVDMPNLFTMADLRHLVWAKEPLTDIVSYSDYVHHIHMDYPISYPERPFPNANDDFDYTEFLDVLKESGYQGTLTIEADIPEDWKRAYRDTAVILQAFL is encoded by the coding sequence ATGAGATTAGGCGGCTTTGGACGAATCGCAGACTATGATAATATCCGGCAGGCTGGATTTGATTATGCGGAACTGGATGTACCGGAGATTGAAGCATTGACAGAAAATGAGTTTCGTATTTTTTGTGATAAGGTGCATGAGATTGGTTTTCCGGTGCTGACAGGAGCAAGGGCGCTTCCGGTTGCCAAGCCATGGTTTTTTACGGATTCTTTTAACGCATTGGAATATAAGGCTTATCTTGAGCATGCTTGTCATAGGGCGAAGTTACTTGGGATGGACAGGATTATTATTGGAAATGGTAAGGCTCGTCTGCTCATAGATGAAACCAGCATTAAAAAAGAAAATCGGTTTATTGACTTTATGCGCATGTTTGCAGAGATTGCAGGTAATTATGATGTAGAGGTTATCTTGGAACCCCTTGGTCCTATGTATTCCAACTATATTAACTCACTGCCGGAGGCGGTACGGATTATCCGGGAGGTAGATATGCCAAATCTGTTCACAATGGCTGATTTACGTCATTTGGTTTGGGCAAAAGAGCCGCTAACGGATATCGTGTCCTATTCAGATTATGTACACCATATACACATGGACTACCCAATCTCGTATCCCGAGCGTCCCTTCCCAAACGCCAACGATGATTTTGATTATACGGAATTTTTGGATGTCTTAAAAGAATCCGGATATCAAGGAACTTTAACAATTGAAGCTGATATTCCGGAGGATTGGAAACGGGCATACAGAGATACGGCGGTTATTTTGCAAGCTTTTCTGTGA